The Faecalibacterium prausnitzii genome includes a window with the following:
- the rlmN gene encoding 23S rRNA (adenine(2503)-C(2))-methyltransferase RlmN, with amino-acid sequence MEQKRCISSLTLEQLAAELKALGQPGFRAKQIFHWVHQKLVTEFSAMTDQPKTLLATLEEHFYIAAPQIERRQEAKDGTVKYLLRMADGNCIETVVMRYHYGNTVCVSTQVGCRMGCRFCASTQAGRVRNLEAGEICSEIYTAQKDIGERISHIVLMGIGEPLDNFDEVMRFLENITSPEGVNIGMRNISLSTCGLVPKIDQLAEKKLQLTLSVSLHAPNNEIRSGMMPVNDAYPVEQLMQAVRRYQDTTGRRVSFEYSMVRGVNDSDACAKQLANLIRGMGAHVNLIPINPVDGSPYSATDAANVRRFQQKLESLGVNATVRRRLGSEISAACGQLRRDEMNGKA; translated from the coding sequence ATGGAACAAAAACGCTGCATTTCCTCCCTGACGCTGGAACAACTGGCCGCAGAGCTCAAGGCGCTGGGCCAGCCCGGTTTCCGGGCCAAGCAGATTTTCCACTGGGTCCACCAGAAGCTGGTCACGGAGTTTTCCGCCATGACCGACCAGCCCAAGACCCTGCTGGCGACGCTGGAGGAACATTTCTACATCGCGGCCCCGCAGATCGAGCGCCGCCAGGAGGCCAAGGACGGCACGGTCAAGTACCTGCTGCGGATGGCCGACGGCAACTGCATCGAAACGGTCGTCATGCGCTACCACTACGGCAACACGGTCTGCGTCTCCACGCAGGTGGGCTGCCGGATGGGCTGCCGCTTTTGCGCGTCCACTCAGGCGGGCCGCGTCCGCAACCTGGAAGCCGGTGAGATCTGCTCCGAGATCTACACCGCGCAGAAGGACATCGGGGAGCGCATCTCCCACATCGTGCTCATGGGCATTGGCGAGCCGCTGGACAATTTCGACGAAGTGATGCGATTCCTTGAGAATATCACCTCGCCCGAAGGCGTCAACATCGGGATGCGGAACATCAGCCTTTCCACCTGCGGTCTGGTGCCGAAGATCGACCAGCTGGCCGAGAAAAAGCTGCAGCTCACCCTTTCCGTCTCGCTCCATGCGCCCAACAATGAGATCCGCAGCGGCATGATGCCCGTGAACGATGCCTACCCCGTGGAGCAGCTGATGCAGGCGGTCCGCCGCTATCAGGACACCACGGGCCGACGAGTCAGCTTCGAGTATTCGATGGTGCGCGGCGTCAACGATTCCGATGCCTGCGCAAAGCAGCTGGCAAACCTCATCCGGGGCATGGGCGCACATGTCAACCTCATCCCCATCAACCCGGTGGACGGCAGCCCCTACTCCGCCACCGATGCCGCCAACGTCCGCCGGTTCCAGCAGAAGCTGGAGAGCCTCGGCGTCAACGCCACGGTCCGCCGCCGTCTGGGCAGCGAGATCAGCGCCGCCTGCGGCCAGCTGCGCCGCGACGAGATGAACGGCAAAGCCTGA
- a CDS encoding YicC/YloC family endoribonuclease: MILSMTGFGRGTAVRNGREITVELRSVNSRYFEYSSRMPRTCSYMDSRLKKQLNEQITRGKVELSLTVQNVDAADTVVTVNRELARSYQQALRDLSEELCIKNDTSASLIARFPDVLATRHADVDEEQLWEDVSAVTAQALETFVQMRAAEGAKMKADVESRLCFLEECVGRVETLSAGRVEAYTNRLYEKLKVILEDRNIDDARVLTEAAIFGDKTAVDEETVRLRSHIAQYRSILELDEPVGRKLDFLTQELNRETNTIGSKCQDLDITRVVVDMKAEIEKIREQIQNLE, encoded by the coding sequence ATGATTTTAAGTATGACCGGTTTTGGCCGGGGCACAGCGGTGCGCAATGGCCGTGAGATCACGGTGGAGCTGCGCAGCGTCAACTCCCGGTACTTTGAGTATTCGTCCCGGATGCCCCGGACCTGCAGCTATATGGACAGCCGCCTGAAAAAGCAGCTGAACGAGCAGATCACCCGCGGCAAGGTGGAACTGAGCCTGACGGTGCAGAACGTGGACGCCGCCGACACCGTCGTCACCGTGAACCGGGAGCTGGCCAGAAGCTACCAGCAGGCTCTGCGGGACCTGTCCGAGGAGCTCTGCATCAAGAATGATACCTCCGCCAGCCTCATTGCCCGCTTCCCGGACGTCCTCGCCACCCGCCACGCGGATGTGGACGAGGAGCAGCTGTGGGAGGACGTCTCCGCCGTCACGGCGCAGGCGCTGGAAACGTTCGTGCAGATGCGCGCCGCCGAGGGTGCCAAGATGAAGGCCGACGTCGAGAGCCGCCTGTGCTTTCTGGAAGAGTGCGTCGGCAGAGTGGAGACGCTGAGCGCAGGCCGGGTGGAAGCCTACACCAACCGCCTGTATGAGAAGCTCAAGGTCATCCTGGAAGACCGAAACATCGACGATGCCCGCGTCCTGACCGAGGCCGCCATCTTCGGTGACAAGACCGCAGTGGACGAGGAGACCGTCCGCCTGCGCAGCCACATTGCCCAGTACCGCTCCATTCTGGAGCTGGACGAGCCGGTGGGCCGCAAGCTGGATTTCCTGACCCAGGAACTCAACCGCGAGACCAACACCATCGGCTCCAAGTGCCAGGATCTGGACATCACCCGCGTGGTGGTGGATATGAAGGCGGAGATCGAAAAGATCCGCGAACAGATCCAGAATCTGGAGTAA
- the priA gene encoding primosomal protein N', whose amino-acid sequence MPKTVGVAVSNATFHFDKLYTYAVMPDQQDAVRLGSMVLVPFGRGSRARMGVVLACDAEPENSKLKFLFDVAPASACLTPELLRLVHFLKERTFCTYYEAVKAVIPYGAQYKPAVAADGVTPVLQKQLVRHTENAYKLVGTLPPKPKPTAKQLAAVALLGGGERTQTELEEKGISRAVLDNLCTKGVLECSKVNKSIDLYASIPLKNEPILLTSEQQAAYDALLPHLEDAEPHSALLYGVTGSGKTLVFLKLIERCLQLGRRALVLVPEISLTPQMILRLKSQFGRRVAVQHSALNHTERLLQWQMIQDGGADIVVGTRSAIFSPLENIGLVIIDEEQEHTYRSESAPRYAAHEVARQRAAENGALLLLASATPSTESYFAAQHGRTQLVRLTQRYGGNPLPHVEIVDMRAELASGNPREISLALEDAIRRNLEAEKQTILLLNRRGYQTIAQCEDCREVLKCAKCSVPMVYHKSAHKLLCHYCGSQLDPPPQKCPACGGTLQYRGFGTQKAEEELAKLFPEARILRMDQDSTAAKDAHEKLLARFARREYDIMVGTQMVAKGLDFEDVTLVGVLGIDSLLFAQGFRAYETVFSLITQVVGRSGRAKDPGFAIIQTTDPDNPVLNLAAAQDYDAFFEQEIAYRKLGLYPPFCGLCVVGFSGLKESEVARAAARFAALLGRQAAKQPELPLRVLGPTPGNIEKINGNYRYKLTVKCRNDRRFRDLMRETLGLYEQEKLPAKATVVVDLHSDGDI is encoded by the coding sequence ATGCCAAAAACGGTCGGAGTCGCCGTGAGCAACGCGACGTTCCACTTCGATAAACTGTATACCTACGCAGTCATGCCCGACCAGCAGGACGCCGTCCGGCTGGGCAGCATGGTGCTGGTGCCGTTCGGGCGGGGGAGCCGTGCCCGGATGGGCGTGGTGCTGGCCTGCGACGCCGAACCGGAGAACTCGAAGCTGAAATTCCTCTTCGATGTGGCCCCCGCTTCCGCCTGCCTGACGCCGGAACTGCTGCGGCTGGTGCATTTTTTGAAAGAACGCACCTTCTGCACCTACTATGAGGCCGTCAAGGCCGTCATCCCGTATGGGGCGCAGTACAAGCCCGCCGTGGCAGCGGACGGTGTGACGCCGGTGCTGCAAAAGCAGCTGGTCCGCCATACCGAGAACGCTTACAAGCTGGTGGGCACCCTGCCGCCCAAGCCGAAGCCGACGGCCAAGCAGCTGGCGGCGGTGGCCCTGCTGGGCGGGGGAGAGCGCACCCAGACCGAACTCGAAGAAAAGGGCATCAGCCGGGCTGTGCTGGACAATCTCTGCACCAAGGGTGTGCTGGAATGCAGCAAGGTGAACAAATCCATCGACCTGTATGCGAGCATCCCGCTGAAAAACGAACCCATCCTTCTGACGAGCGAACAGCAGGCCGCATACGATGCCCTGCTGCCGCACCTCGAAGATGCCGAACCCCATTCGGCGCTGCTCTACGGCGTGACCGGCAGCGGAAAAACGCTGGTCTTCCTCAAGCTCATCGAGCGGTGTTTGCAGCTGGGGCGGCGAGCGCTGGTGCTCGTGCCGGAGATCAGCCTGACCCCCCAGATGATCCTGCGGCTGAAGAGCCAGTTCGGCAGGCGGGTGGCCGTGCAGCACTCGGCCCTCAACCACACGGAACGGCTGCTCCAGTGGCAGATGATCCAGGACGGCGGAGCCGACATCGTGGTGGGTACCCGCAGCGCCATCTTTTCACCGCTGGAAAACATCGGCCTCGTCATCATCGACGAAGAGCAGGAGCACACCTACCGTTCCGAATCCGCGCCCCGCTATGCCGCCCACGAGGTGGCCCGGCAGCGCGCGGCCGAGAATGGGGCGCTGCTCCTGCTGGCCAGCGCGACTCCCAGCACCGAGAGCTATTTTGCAGCCCAGCATGGGCGCACCCAGCTGGTGCGGCTGACCCAGCGGTACGGCGGCAACCCGCTGCCCCATGTCGAGATCGTCGATATGCGGGCCGAGCTGGCCTCCGGCAACCCGCGCGAGATCAGCCTGGCGCTCGAAGATGCCATCCGCCGCAATCTGGAAGCGGAAAAGCAGACCATCCTGCTGCTCAACCGCCGGGGCTACCAGACCATCGCCCAGTGTGAGGACTGCCGCGAGGTGCTCAAATGCGCAAAGTGCAGTGTCCCGATGGTCTACCACAAATCGGCGCACAAGCTGCTCTGCCACTACTGCGGCAGCCAGCTGGACCCACCCCCGCAAAAATGCCCCGCCTGCGGCGGAACATTGCAGTACCGCGGCTTCGGCACCCAGAAGGCCGAGGAGGAGCTGGCAAAGCTCTTCCCGGAGGCGCGCATCCTGCGGATGGACCAGGACTCCACCGCCGCCAAGGACGCCCACGAAAAGCTGCTGGCCCGGTTCGCCCGCCGCGAGTACGACATCATGGTGGGCACCCAGATGGTGGCCAAGGGGCTGGATTTCGAGGATGTGACCCTGGTGGGCGTCCTCGGCATCGACTCGCTCCTGTTCGCCCAGGGCTTCCGGGCGTATGAGACCGTGTTCAGCCTCATCACGCAGGTGGTGGGCCGGAGCGGCCGGGCCAAAGACCCCGGTTTTGCCATCATCCAGACCACCGACCCCGACAACCCGGTGCTCAACCTCGCTGCCGCGCAGGACTACGACGCTTTCTTCGAGCAGGAGATCGCTTACCGGAAGCTGGGGCTGTACCCGCCGTTCTGCGGGCTGTGCGTCGTGGGCTTTTCAGGCCTGAAAGAGAGCGAGGTGGCCCGCGCCGCCGCCCGGTTCGCGGCCCTGCTGGGCCGGCAGGCGGCAAAACAGCCGGAGCTGCCCCTCCGGGTGCTCGGCCCCACCCCCGGCAATATCGAAAAGATCAACGGAAACTATCGCTACAAACTCACCGTCAAGTGCCGCAACGACCGCCGCTTCCGCGACCTGATGCGCGAAACGCTGGGCCTTTACGAGCAGGAAAAGCTGCCCGCCAAAGCCACCGTCGTCGTAGACCTGCACTCGGACGGAGATATCTGA
- the gmk gene encoding guanylate kinase, which yields MENEKYLFVVSGAAGTGKDSVVNALRAAHPEIEKTVSATTRSPRPGEQEGVDYYYRSQEQFQQLIANDEVVEYNFYNGNYYGTLKEEIHKRLEAGKLVVLVIDVHGAANIRRMFPGATTIFLLPPSVEELERRLRGRGTETEESIRERLATARNELAQQDDFTLKLVNNEVAACADALYQVICQRAGLAH from the coding sequence ATGGAAAACGAAAAGTATCTGTTTGTGGTATCCGGTGCAGCGGGTACCGGCAAGGACAGCGTGGTCAATGCACTGCGCGCTGCGCACCCGGAGATCGAGAAGACTGTCTCCGCCACCACCCGTTCGCCCCGCCCCGGCGAGCAGGAGGGCGTGGATTACTACTACCGCAGCCAGGAGCAGTTCCAGCAGCTCATCGCAAACGACGAGGTCGTGGAATACAATTTCTACAACGGCAATTACTACGGCACCCTGAAAGAGGAGATCCACAAGCGGCTGGAAGCCGGCAAGCTGGTCGTGCTGGTCATTGATGTCCACGGCGCGGCCAACATCCGCCGGATGTTCCCCGGTGCCACCACCATCTTCCTGCTGCCGCCGTCGGTGGAGGAGCTGGAGCGCCGTCTGCGCGGCCGCGGCACCGAGACCGAGGAAAGCATCCGTGAGCGTCTGGCTACGGCCCGGAACGAGCTGGCCCAGCAGGACGACTTCACCCTGAAGCTGGTCAACAATGAGGTCGCCGCCTGCGCCGATGCGCTCTATCAGGTTATCTGCCAGCGGGCGGGCCTCGCACACTGA
- a CDS encoding DUF370 domain-containing protein produces the protein MKLINIGFGNLVSAGRVVAVVSPDSAPVKRLVKEARERGMLIDASYGRSTRAVLIMDSDHVVLSALQPETVASRAAGQVEGKGSEEEQK, from the coding sequence ATGAAGCTCATCAACATCGGTTTTGGCAATCTGGTCAGCGCCGGGCGCGTGGTGGCCGTCGTCAGCCCGGACTCTGCGCCGGTCAAGCGTCTGGTCAAGGAAGCGCGGGAACGCGGGATGCTGATCGATGCGTCCTATGGGCGCAGCACCCGTGCGGTGCTCATCATGGACTCCGACCATGTCGTTCTGTCGGCCCTTCAGCCGGAAACGGTGGCCAGCCGCGCCGCCGGGCAGGTTGAGGGCAAAGGCTCAGAGGAGGAACAGAAATAA
- the pknB gene encoding Stk1 family PASTA domain-containing Ser/Thr kinase translates to MDNLIGKTLDGLYTVRELIGTGGMANVYKAVVGPGGPVPEGTVVAVKVLRQELMHDPDLVRRFKNESKAISLLNHPNIVKVYDVSVSEKLQYIVMEYVDGMTLREYLNERGGRLTSRETVHFISQILKALDHAHRNGVVHRDIKPQNIMLLDNGQLRMMDFGIARISRAENQLSGGKAMGSVHYISPEQAKGDETDFTSDIYSVGVMMYEMLSGHLPFDADDVVEVAIKQITDKPKSLQELAPTVPHGLVEITERAMAKRPENRYASAAEMLGALNAYVEDPSIVFNYTYLPDEIPEKVVEHPVKTKKEAPEPKKTRKSKKKKPIFLPVLFGITVAFALACMALCWTILNDSSTLMSEKADIVLADYSGMTQDEANAQPQVSSGQITVNWEQSYSNDYAAGYVYRQSPVAGRTVREGQSVTLTISLGIQYVTVPDVTNYLQADGEQQLKSLGVSVLITQAVDDTVAAGSIIRTDPAAGSQVAVGSTVVVYVSRPQVSTTAKVPSLVGLSNVNDARTLLVQNKLGLGSTTEQYSDKPAGTIIGQNPAAGSTVKVNSRVSVTVSAGPEPVPETPAEEPGSTSESGSSSASSSGGDWWSGLVGGGSSSSSSDSSGSSSGTSLSDWWSALLS, encoded by the coding sequence ATGGATAATCTGATCGGCAAGACCCTTGATGGCCTGTACACCGTCCGGGAGCTGATCGGCACCGGCGGCATGGCCAACGTCTACAAGGCGGTCGTGGGGCCGGGCGGGCCGGTGCCGGAGGGCACGGTCGTAGCCGTCAAGGTGCTGCGGCAGGAACTCATGCACGATCCCGACCTCGTCCGCCGCTTCAAGAACGAATCCAAGGCCATCTCGCTGCTCAACCACCCCAACATCGTCAAGGTGTACGATGTCTCGGTCAGCGAGAAGCTGCAATATATCGTGATGGAATACGTGGACGGCATGACGCTGCGGGAGTACCTCAACGAGCGCGGCGGCAGGCTGACCAGCCGGGAGACGGTGCATTTCATCTCCCAGATCCTCAAGGCACTGGATCATGCCCACCGCAACGGCGTGGTGCACCGGGACATCAAGCCCCAGAACATCATGCTGCTGGACAACGGCCAGCTGCGGATGATGGACTTCGGCATTGCCCGCATCTCCCGCGCCGAGAACCAGCTTTCCGGCGGCAAGGCGATGGGCAGCGTCCATTATATCAGCCCGGAACAGGCCAAGGGCGACGAGACCGATTTCACCAGCGACATCTATTCGGTGGGCGTCATGATGTACGAGATGCTTTCGGGGCATCTGCCGTTTGACGCCGACGATGTGGTGGAGGTGGCCATCAAGCAGATCACCGACAAGCCCAAGAGCCTGCAGGAGCTGGCCCCCACCGTGCCCCACGGCCTGGTGGAGATCACCGAACGCGCCATGGCAAAGCGGCCCGAAAACCGCTACGCCAGCGCCGCCGAGATGCTGGGGGCACTGAACGCCTACGTGGAAGACCCGTCCATCGTGTTCAATTACACCTATCTCCCCGATGAAATTCCTGAAAAGGTGGTGGAGCACCCCGTGAAAACCAAAAAAGAAGCCCCGGAACCGAAAAAGACCCGCAAAAGCAAAAAGAAAAAGCCCATCTTCCTGCCGGTGCTGTTCGGCATCACCGTTGCGTTCGCGCTGGCCTGCATGGCGCTGTGCTGGACCATCCTCAACGATTCCAGCACCCTGATGAGCGAAAAGGCCGACATCGTGCTGGCCGATTACAGCGGCATGACCCAGGATGAGGCGAACGCCCAGCCGCAGGTCTCCTCCGGCCAGATCACCGTCAATTGGGAGCAGTCGTACAGCAACGACTATGCCGCCGGATACGTTTACCGACAGTCGCCGGTGGCGGGCCGCACTGTCCGCGAGGGGCAGAGCGTGACCCTGACCATCAGCCTCGGCATCCAGTACGTCACCGTGCCGGATGTGACCAACTATCTGCAGGCCGATGGAGAACAGCAGCTCAAGAGCCTCGGCGTCTCGGTGCTGATCACCCAGGCCGTGGACGACACCGTGGCGGCAGGCTCCATCATCCGCACCGACCCTGCCGCCGGCAGCCAGGTGGCGGTGGGCTCCACCGTTGTGGTCTATGTGAGCCGCCCGCAGGTCAGCACCACGGCCAAGGTGCCGTCTCTGGTGGGCCTGTCCAATGTGAACGATGCCCGCACCCTGCTGGTGCAGAACAAGCTGGGCCTGGGCAGCACCACCGAGCAGTACAGCGACAAGCCTGCCGGTACCATCATCGGGCAGAACCCTGCCGCCGGTTCCACCGTCAAGGTGAACAGCCGCGTCAGCGTGACCGTCAGCGCAGGGCCCGAACCTGTGCCGGAGACCCCGGCCGAGGAGCCCGGCAGCACCTCGGAGAGCGGCAGCTCCAGCGCCAGCAGCTCCGGCGGCGACTGGTGGAGCGGCCTTGTGGGCGGCGGCAGCTCTTCCTCCTCCAGCGACTCTTCCGGTTCCAGCTCCGGCACCAGCCTGAGCGACTGGTGGAGCGCGCTGCTGTCGTAA
- the def gene encoding peptide deformylase has translation MAIRNIVKEGDPILNKVCRPVTNFDDRLATLLDDMRETMIDADGVGLAGPQVGMLRRLFVVWDTTDAPEEIPADYEYKFIDFVNPEILAVSEDEETAYEGCLSFPGHNGAVTRPAAVKVRAQDRNGNWFELEAEGLLARCIQHENDHLDGITIMQSSEYFYEDTEEGKKAAREAKGNK, from the coding sequence ATGGCTATCCGCAACATCGTGAAAGAGGGCGACCCCATCCTGAACAAGGTCTGCCGCCCGGTGACCAATTTTGATGACCGTCTGGCGACTCTGCTGGACGACATGCGCGAGACCATGATCGACGCCGACGGCGTGGGTCTGGCCGGCCCGCAGGTGGGGATGCTGCGCCGCCTGTTCGTCGTGTGGGATACCACCGACGCCCCGGAGGAAATCCCCGCAGATTACGAGTACAAGTTCATCGACTTCGTGAACCCGGAGATCCTCGCGGTGTCCGAGGATGAGGAGACCGCCTACGAGGGCTGCCTGTCCTTCCCCGGCCACAACGGCGCAGTGACCCGCCCGGCCGCTGTCAAAGTCCGCGCACAGGACCGCAACGGCAACTGGTTCGAGCTGGAGGCCGAGGGTCTGCTGGCCCGCTGCATCCAGCACGAGAACGACCATCTGGACGGCATCACCATCATGCAGTCCAGCGAGTATTTCTATGAGGACACCGAAGAGGGCAAAAAGGCTGCCCGCGAAGCGAAAGGAAACAAGTAA
- the rsmB gene encoding 16S rRNA (cytosine(967)-C(5))-methyltransferase RsmB: MSGPNPRAAAVSALVKQEQDGFSNLVLDAELKRQQLEGRDKAFASAIFYTVLEHRGTLDYMLGQFLPKGLARLDAPVREILRSALAQARYMQVPASAAVNEAVKLTRAFRKSSAAGLVNAVLRRACTYDLSTARFRNETERLMVLGSAGKDVADFLRIHYPDEALGILTYAADGGRTSLRVNPLKADAATLCEKLAALGAAAEPGLVPGSVLAAFEGSPAENAWFRQGYYHVEGQASQLAALCVEAKPGETVLDLCAAPGGKTLLLAEEMQGTGRLVSCDAAENRVRLIRTAVERMGFANVETLCNDATRQNPSLPQADRILVDAPCSGLGILAKKPDIRYKTLDKARHDELLATQSAILDTAASLLKAGGRLVYSTCTIDPAENEEQVAAFLARHPEFSVVTPEVPFPAGMTVGEHGALSVPTRTGMDGFFLCAMQKAQ; the protein is encoded by the coding sequence GTGAGCGGGCCGAATCCCCGCGCGGCGGCGGTCTCGGCGCTGGTGAAGCAGGAGCAGGACGGCTTTTCCAACCTCGTCCTGGATGCCGAACTGAAGCGTCAGCAGCTCGAAGGCCGCGACAAAGCGTTTGCCAGCGCCATTTTTTACACGGTGCTGGAACACCGGGGCACACTGGACTATATGCTCGGCCAGTTCCTGCCCAAGGGCCTTGCCAGGCTGGACGCTCCCGTCCGGGAGATTTTACGCTCCGCTCTGGCCCAGGCCCGGTATATGCAGGTGCCCGCATCGGCGGCCGTCAATGAGGCGGTCAAGCTGACCCGTGCGTTCCGAAAATCCAGCGCAGCGGGGCTGGTCAATGCCGTGCTGCGCCGCGCCTGCACCTACGACCTGAGCACCGCCCGGTTCCGGAATGAGACCGAGCGGCTGATGGTGCTTGGTTCTGCCGGGAAGGATGTGGCGGATTTCCTCCGCATCCATTACCCGGACGAGGCGCTGGGCATCCTGACCTATGCGGCTGACGGCGGCAGGACCAGCCTGCGGGTCAACCCGCTCAAGGCCGATGCCGCCACCCTCTGCGAAAAGCTGGCGGCGCTGGGTGCAGCGGCTGAGCCGGGCCTTGTGCCGGGCAGTGTGCTGGCCGCATTTGAGGGAAGCCCTGCCGAGAATGCGTGGTTCCGGCAGGGATACTACCACGTCGAAGGGCAGGCCAGCCAGTTGGCGGCGCTCTGCGTGGAGGCAAAGCCCGGCGAAACGGTGCTGGACCTCTGCGCGGCCCCCGGCGGCAAGACGCTCCTGCTGGCCGAGGAAATGCAGGGGACCGGCCGTCTCGTCAGCTGCGATGCAGCCGAGAACCGCGTCCGCCTCATCCGCACGGCAGTGGAGCGGATGGGCTTTGCCAATGTCGAAACCCTCTGCAACGATGCCACCCGGCAGAACCCCAGCCTGCCCCAGGCCGACCGCATCCTTGTGGACGCCCCCTGCAGCGGCCTGGGCATCCTGGCCAAAAAGCCGGATATCCGCTACAAAACGCTGGACAAGGCCCGCCACGATGAATTATTGGCCACCCAGTCGGCCATTCTGGACACAGCGGCCTCTCTGCTCAAGGCGGGCGGGCGGCTGGTCTACTCCACCTGCACCATCGACCCGGCCGAAAACGAAGAGCAGGTGGCGGCCTTCCTGGCCCGCCACCCGGAATTTTCCGTCGTGACGCCAGAAGTGCCGTTCCCGGCCGGGATGACGGTGGGGGAGCACGGAGCCCTTTCGGTGCCTACCCGCACCGGGATGGACGGCTTTTTCCTCTGTGCGATGCAAAAAGCGCAATGA
- a CDS encoding Stp1/IreP family PP2C-type Ser/Thr phosphatase gives MKLAGKTDVGRVRQENQDDYRAGELPGGAVWALVCDGMGGAKGGREASQGACNVIENFFQEQYAQCGAGQEEPFLKKALLYANRFVFQKAAHEEALAGMGTTAVCALVRSGNVYLCHAGDSRAYLIRDRKLTQLTHDHSYVQELVDCGTITEEEAEHHPQKNIITRALGVDYRLEPEFTAAKLKREDRLLLCTDGLTNMVPVEEMEELLAQGTFYDLPDRLIEAANAHGGSDNITALLLAVEPTEVEHG, from the coding sequence ATGAAACTTGCAGGAAAAACAGATGTCGGCCGTGTCCGTCAGGAGAACCAGGACGATTATCGGGCCGGGGAGCTGCCCGGCGGCGCGGTGTGGGCGCTGGTCTGCGACGGCATGGGCGGCGCAAAGGGCGGCCGCGAAGCCTCGCAGGGGGCGTGCAATGTCATCGAGAATTTCTTTCAGGAGCAATACGCCCAGTGCGGGGCAGGGCAGGAGGAGCCGTTTCTGAAAAAAGCACTCCTCTACGCCAACCGCTTCGTGTTCCAGAAGGCCGCGCATGAAGAAGCGCTGGCCGGTATGGGCACCACGGCAGTCTGCGCACTGGTGCGTAGCGGCAATGTCTACCTCTGCCATGCAGGCGACTCCCGCGCCTACCTCATCCGGGACAGGAAGCTGACCCAGCTCACCCACGACCACTCCTACGTGCAGGAACTCGTGGACTGCGGCACCATCACCGAGGAGGAAGCCGAGCATCACCCCCAGAAGAACATCATTACAAGGGCTCTGGGCGTGGATTACCGGCTGGAGCCGGAGTTCACCGCCGCGAAGCTCAAGCGGGAAGACCGGTTGCTGCTCTGCACCGACGGCCTGACCAACATGGTGCCGGTGGAGGAGATGGAAGAGCTGCTGGCGCAGGGGACGTTCTACGACCTGCCCGACCGCCTTATCGAGGCAGCCAACGCCCACGGCGGCTCGGATAACATCACGGCGCTGCTGCTGGCCGTGGAGCCGACGGAGGTGGAGCATGGATAA
- the fmt gene encoding methionyl-tRNA formyltransferase translates to MRILFMGTPDIAAECLKALYAAGHDICGVYTRRDKPVGRKQVLTAPPVKEVALEHGTPVFQPRTLRDGGEDANIQALAPELIVVVAYGCILPASVLQAPRYGCINLHVSLLPKYRGSAPVQWAVLNGDTETGVSIMQMDEGLDTGDVLVCEKMAIGPEETSGELFDRVTAVGARVLCETIPQIAAGTLRPQPQDHAHATLAPMLDKELAEFRLTDSAAHIHDWVRGMNPWPMAWFTTSGGKKVKVTECRAVSSHGEAPGTVLATRPLTVACAEGAIQLLHVVPEGKKPMDGTSFAAGLRLKAGDCL, encoded by the coding sequence ATGCGCATTCTGTTCATGGGCACACCGGACATTGCCGCCGAGTGCCTGAAGGCTCTGTATGCCGCCGGGCATGACATCTGCGGCGTATACACCCGCCGCGACAAGCCGGTGGGCCGCAAGCAGGTGCTCACCGCACCCCCGGTCAAGGAAGTGGCGCTGGAGCACGGCACACCGGTCTTCCAGCCCCGCACCCTGCGGGACGGCGGCGAGGATGCCAACATCCAGGCGCTGGCCCCGGAACTGATCGTGGTGGTGGCCTATGGGTGCATCCTGCCCGCCAGTGTGCTCCAGGCCCCCAGGTATGGCTGCATCAACCTGCATGTTTCGCTGCTGCCGAAGTACCGCGGCAGTGCCCCGGTGCAGTGGGCCGTCCTGAACGGCGACACCGAGACGGGAGTTTCCATCATGCAGATGGACGAAGGGCTGGACACCGGCGATGTTCTGGTCTGTGAGAAGATGGCCATCGGCCCCGAAGAGACCAGCGGCGAACTGTTCGACCGGGTGACGGCAGTCGGTGCCCGCGTCCTCTGCGAGACCATCCCGCAGATCGCGGCAGGCACCCTCCGGCCCCAGCCGCAGGATCACGCCCATGCGACCCTCGCGCCCATGCTCGACAAGGAGCTGGCCGAGTTCCGGCTCACCGACTCCGCCGCCCACATCCACGACTGGGTGCGCGGCATGAACCCCTGGCCCATGGCCTGGTTCACCACCTCCGGTGGCAAAAAGGTCAAGGTGACCGAGTGCCGCGCGGTGTCTTCCCACGGCGAAGCGCCCGGCACGGTACTGGCGACCCGGCCCCTGACCGTGGCCTGCGCTGAGGGTGCCATCCAGCTGCTGCATGTGGTGCCGGAGGGCAAGAAGCCCATGGACGGCACCTCGTTTGCAGCAGGTCTGCGGCTCAAAGCGGGGGACTGCCTGTGA